A window of Rufibacter sp. LB8 contains these coding sequences:
- a CDS encoding YjjG family noncanonical pyrimidine nucleotidase, translating to MRKPKTYRHLFFDLDHTLWDFEKNSEETLHHLYDEFKLGELGTFSRESFYKKYSFINHRLWDLYHKGKITQQELREKRFVKCLTGLGMAEADVPQGLSEAFTTICPTKTAVFPYTHEVLAYLKEKYVLHIITNGFKDVQFIKMKSSGLDAYFSEVITSECINITKPDKRIFQHALERAGITAQESIMIGDSLDADILGAMNAGIDQVLFNPEKKRPRLKPTYEVHCLSELKKIL from the coding sequence ATGAGAAAACCCAAAACCTACCGCCACCTTTTCTTCGACCTGGACCACACGCTCTGGGACTTTGAGAAAAACTCAGAAGAAACGCTGCACCACCTGTATGACGAGTTCAAGTTGGGCGAGTTGGGGACCTTCAGCCGTGAATCCTTTTACAAGAAATACAGCTTCATCAACCACCGGCTCTGGGACTTGTACCACAAAGGCAAGATTACGCAGCAGGAACTGCGGGAAAAACGTTTTGTAAAGTGCCTGACCGGGTTGGGCATGGCTGAGGCTGATGTGCCCCAGGGCCTGAGCGAAGCCTTCACCACCATTTGCCCTACCAAAACGGCCGTTTTCCCATACACGCACGAGGTGTTGGCCTACCTTAAAGAAAAATATGTGCTGCACATCATCACCAATGGGTTCAAAGACGTGCAGTTCATCAAGATGAAATCCTCGGGGCTGGACGCATATTTCTCTGAGGTCATCACGTCTGAGTGCATCAACATCACCAAGCCAGACAAGCGCATTTTCCAGCACGCCCTGGAGCGCGCCGGCATCACCGCCCAGGAAAGCATTATGATTGGCGACAGTCTGGACGCTGATATTCTGGGTGCCATGAACGCGGGTATTGACCAGGTGCTGTTCAACCCAGAGAAAAAACGGCCAAGGCTCAAGCCCACCTATGAAGTGCATTGTTTGAGCGAACTCAAAAAGATTCTGTAA